CCCCGCCGAGGGAGCCCTCGCGCTGGATGCGGCCGACGTCCGGTCCCGTGATCCCGTGCTCGGCGAGTTTCGCGGGCAGCATGCGCCGCCCGTCGGGCTCGGTCAGCCGGTAGCCGTAGGACTCGACGGGGTGCGAGAGCCGGTGGCTGTCCAGTGTGTACGCGTCCGTGACGGCGAGGGGGCCGTCGGCGGAGACGGGCGCCTCGGTCAGCTGTACGGACTCGCGGTAGGCCGTCGCGTACCGCAGCCGCTCGAAGAAGTGCTGTCCGCTCGCCGGGTAGTGCGCGGTGACCGGGTGGGGCACCTGGTCGAGGTTGATGCGCTGGATCACCCCGGCCAGTCCCAGCGAGTGGTCGCCGTGGAAGTGCGTGACGCAGATCCGGTCGATGTCGTGCGCGGCGACGCCGGCCCGCAGCATCTGGCGCTGTGTGCCCTCGCCGGGGTCGAAGAGGATGCCCTCGCCGTCCCAGCGCAGCAGGTAGCCGTTGTGGTTACGGTGCCGGGTGGGGACCTGGCTGGCTGTGCCGAGGACGACCAGTTCGCGTACGGACATCGGTGGGTCTGCCCGCTATCCGGGGGGCCACTGGAGTCCGCGTCCGCCCAGGACGTGGGCGTGCGCGTGGAACACGGTCTGGCCCGCGCCCGAACCGGTGTTGAGGACGATGCGGTACCCGCTGTCGGTGACCTTCTCGTCGGCCGCGACCAGACCGGCCTCGCGCAGCACGTCGGCGGCGATCTGCGGCTCGGCGGCGGCGAGCGAGGCCGCGTCCCCGTAGTGCACCTTGGGGATGACCAGGACGTGCGTCGGAGCCTGCGGGTTGATGTCCCGGAAGGCGACGGTGGTGTCGCTCTCGCGGACGATGGTCGCCGGGATGTCTCCCGTGACGATCTTGCAGAACAGGCAGTCGGGCTGCGGCTCTCCCGCCATGGCACGGCCTCCTCGGTCGCTGGTGATCAGTACGTGGGCATGCTATCCGGGACGCGTTGCCCGGGAGGTGTCCTCAGCCCCAGCGGCCCGTGCGGCCCAGCAGGAGCGCCGTCGCGGCGGTACCGGCCGTGGAGGTGCGCAGCACGCTGCGGCCGAGCCGGTAGGGCCGGGCGCCGGCCTGCGCGAAGGCCGCGAGCTCGTCCGGGGAGACCCCGCCCTCCGGTCCGACGACCAGCACGATCTCGCCCTCGGCGGGCAGTTCGGCGGTGGCGAGCGCCTCGCTGTCGTGCGCGCGGTCCTCGTGCAGCACACCCGCGAAGTCCGCGGCGGCCAGCAGCGCGGCCACCTGCTTGGTCGTCATCACCCCGGACACCTCGGGGAAGCGCACCCGGCGGGACTGCTTCCCCGCTTCCCGGGCCGTACTGCGCCACTTGGCCAGCGACTTGAGACCGCGGTCGCCCTTCCACTGCGTGATGCAGCGCGACGCCTGCCACGGCACGATCGCGTCGACGCCCGTCTCCGTCATCGTCTCGACGGCCACCTCGCCGCGGTCGCCCTTGGGCAGGGCCTGGACGACGGTGATACGGGGGCTGGGCACCGGTTCCTCGTACACCGATTCCAGGTCCATGACGAGGAGCCGGTCCTTCCCCTCGGTGGCCCGGACGACTCCTTCCGCCCAGTGGCCCCGCCCGTCGGTGAGGACGACGTCCTCGCCCGCGTTCAGCCGCTTCACGGAGACGGCGTGCCGTCCCTCGGAGCCGTCGAGGACGAACTCGGGCCCGCCGGGCAGCTGTTCGACGACGAAGACCGGTGCCGTCACTGGGCACTCCTCACACTCAGGGCCGCACGCGCGGCTTCCAGTTCGGCGGCGAGCAGTT
The Streptomyces sp. NBC_00234 DNA segment above includes these coding regions:
- a CDS encoding ribonuclease Z, translating into MSVRELVVLGTASQVPTRHRNHNGYLLRWDGEGILFDPGEGTQRQMLRAGVAAHDIDRICVTHFHGDHSLGLAGVIQRINLDQVPHPVTAHYPASGQHFFERLRYATAYRESVQLTEAPVSADGPLAVTDAYTLDSHRLSHPVESYGYRLTEPDGRRMLPAKLAEHGITGPDVGRIQREGSLGGVPLDAVSERRRGQRFAFVMDTRLCDGVHALAEGCDMLVIESTFLDEDERLAKDHGHLTAGQAARVAAEAGVRHLVLTHFSQRYDDPDVFGTQARAAGFEGELTVAQDLTRIPVPTRHL
- a CDS encoding histidine triad nucleotide-binding protein; protein product: MAGEPQPDCLFCKIVTGDIPATIVRESDTTVAFRDINPQAPTHVLVIPKVHYGDAASLAAAEPQIAADVLREAGLVAADEKVTDSGYRIVLNTGSGAGQTVFHAHAHVLGGRGLQWPPG
- a CDS encoding 16S rRNA (uracil(1498)-N(3))-methyltransferase, which produces MTAPVFVVEQLPGGPEFVLDGSEGRHAVSVKRLNAGEDVVLTDGRGHWAEGVVRATEGKDRLLVMDLESVYEEPVPSPRITVVQALPKGDRGEVAVETMTETGVDAIVPWQASRCITQWKGDRGLKSLAKWRSTAREAGKQSRRVRFPEVSGVMTTKQVAALLAAADFAGVLHEDRAHDSEALATAELPAEGEIVLVVGPEGGVSPDELAAFAQAGARPYRLGRSVLRTSTAGTAATALLLGRTGRWG